The stretch of DNA TCGCTGGGGCCGCTGGGCGGGGGCGGGCATCGGGCTCGCCGCGGCCGTGAAGCTCACGCCCGCGGTCTTCATCGGCCTGCTGCTGCTCGCCCGGCGCTGGCGGGCCGCCGCCGCCGCGACCGCCGTCGCCGTGGTCGCCACCGTTCTCGCGGCCTGGGCGGCACCGGGCGCGTCCCGCTTCTACTGGACGCACGCCGTCTGGGACACCACCCGCGTCGGCCGCCTCGACTACGTCTCCAACCAGTCCCTCCAGGGCGTTCTCGCCCGGCTCGCGGCACCCGGCGAACCCAGCCGTGCCGTCTGGGCCCTGGCCGTCGTCCTCGTCCTGGCGGTCTGGGTGTGGCGCACGCACCGGGCCCTGCGCGCCGGTGACTGGCCGGCCGCCCTCGCCCTCACGGGACTTGTCCCCTGCCTGATCAGCCCGATCACCTGGGTGCACCATCTCGTCTGGCTGCTGCCGTCGTTCGCGGTGCTGGTGCGCGCACGCCACCTGCGGACCGCGGCCGTCCTGTACGGGCTGCTGTGCAGCAGCGTGGTCTGGCTGTGGTTCGACGACTCCTCCGGACTCGACGGCTTCCTCGGCAGCAACACCTATGTGTGGATCACCCTGGGCCTGCTGCTGACCCTGCCGACCGGTCGGCCCCACACCACGAGCCGGCCCCTCGTCGGCAGCACCGGAGAACCCGCGCCCGGCGAGCCACACGCCCGCCCGTACACGACGCGGCCGTAGGCCATGCCCGCGGCACAGATACCGGACGATCTCGGTGTACGGCGCCCGTTCATCCCTCCCTCATCCCGGTTCGAGACGGAGTTAAGCCCCGGGCAGAACAGTGCTGCCGCATACCACCAGGAGGTTTCGATGAGATCGTGGCGTCGCGCGGCATCCGTCATACTGGCCTTGAGCGCCCTCGCCTTCGCCCTGACGAACCAGTCGGCCACGGCCGACCCCGGGCACAGCCGCTTCAGTTTCGCGGTGATCGGCGACATCCCCTACG from Streptomyces sp. 6-11-2 encodes:
- a CDS encoding glycosyltransferase 87 family protein, with amino-acid sequence MRLPRTDRGRLVLVLCLAVAVTVFTATVPLLRGWFDLRVYYGAVNAWVHHGGRIYDYQVPGTTYGFTYPPFAALSMLPMALVGLNTAITAALLLDLVAVAAVLWILVGRELRRHGWFGWALAACALALLEPVRDTISFGQVNLLLLALVLADGWLLSGGRGRWGRWAGAGIGLAAAVKLTPAVFIGLLLLARRWRAAAAATAVAVVATVLAAWAAPGASRFYWTHAVWDTTRVGRLDYVSNQSLQGVLARLAAPGEPSRAVWALAVVLVLAVWVWRTHRALRAGDWPAALALTGLVPCLISPITWVHHLVWLLPSFAVLVRARHLRTAAVLYGLLCSSVVWLWFDDSSGLDGFLGSNTYVWITLGLLLTLPTGRPHTTSRPLVGSTGEPAPGEPHARPYTTRP